From Passer domesticus isolate bPasDom1 unplaced genomic scaffold, bPasDom1.hap1 HAP1_SCAFFOLD_66, whole genome shotgun sequence, one genomic window encodes:
- the LOC135293045 gene encoding LOW QUALITY PROTEIN: serine/threonine-protein kinase PAK 3-like (The sequence of the model RefSeq protein was modified relative to this genomic sequence to represent the inferred CDS: deleted 2 bases in 1 codon), translating to MLVSEGDPETKYTELETIGKGGFGTVCMAVETATGEEVAIKKISLLQESSSELCLNEIQVMRGTKNANLVNYVDSYLVDEELWLVMEYMDGGSLHDIIRETHMAEGEIAAVSRECLQGLDFLHSNQVIHRDIKSHNILLGLDGSVKLADFGLAAQLTTEQSKRRSAVGTTYWMAPEIFTRKPYGPKVDIWSFGIVGIEMVEGAPPYLMKTSRTVQQLISTGAPPKLQKPRQQSAWLRDFLHCCLERDEDRRWSAQELLQHPFVTSAKPASTLTPLIMATQQFMADRRF from the exons gggTTTCGGCactgtgtgcatggcagtggAGACTGCCACAGGAGAAGAG GTGGCCATCAAGAAAATTAGTCTCCTGCAAGAGAGCAGCAGCGAGCTGTGCCTGAATGAAATCCAGGTCATGCGTGGCACTAAGAATGCCAACCTTGTGAACTATGTAGACAG CTACCTGGTGGACGAGGAACTCTGGCTGGTGATGGAATACATGGATGGAGGTTCTTTACATGATATCATAAGGGAGACTCACATGGCAGAAGGAGAGATAGCAGCTGTCTCTCGGGAG tgcctgcaaggcctggaTTTCCTTCACTCCAATCAAGTGATCCACCGAGATATCAAAAGCCACAACATTCTCCTGGGCTTGGATGGATCAGTCAAGTTGG ctgattttggccttgCTGCTCAGCTGACCACTGAGCAGAGCAAACGGAGATCAGCTGTTGGGACTACTTACTGGATGGCGCCAGAAATTTTCACCAGGAAGCCCtacggccccaaagtggacatctgGTCCTTTGGCATTGTGGGGATCGAGATGGTGGAAGGAGCGCCTCCGTACCTGATGAAAACCTCCCGCACG GTTCAACAGCTGATAAGCACCGGGGCCCCCCCGAAGCTGcagaagcccaggcagcagtcgGCGTGGCTGCGAGActttctgcactgctgcctggagagggacGAGGACAGGCGCTGGTCTGCCcaggaacttctgcag CATCCGTTTGTAACATCAGCCAAACCAGCCTCCACCCTGACACCTCTGATCATGGCCACGCAGCAGTTCATGGCTGACAGGAGATTCTAG